One part of the Lotus japonicus ecotype B-129 chromosome 2, LjGifu_v1.2 genome encodes these proteins:
- the LOC130739601 gene encoding uncharacterized protein At1g26090, chloroplastic, which translates to MVINSISMGTASASSFSFPLLIGTSPSPSTAPRARAQPPMAVASSSEPPTKLLTFLGKGGSGKTTAAIFAAQHYALAGLNTCLVLHGQDTTAEYLLDCKIGTSHVVCSKNLSAVRLETTKMLLEPLKLLKQADAQLNLTQGTLGGIVGEELGILPGMDSIFSVLALEKQVGFLGTAASKRQQDKFDLIVYDGISSEETLRFIGGSSKARLYLKYLRTLAEKTELGRLAAPSLLRLVDEAVKISSSRSYFNGRGSSETWDNLDQLLERGSSAFSNPQRFGCFLVMDPNNPTSVNSALRYWGCAIQAGAQVSGAFGVRQKNIESLDRVKKDFSPLPSASISSLSMSSPIDWSRVLVDTINEDARHLLTSLSNQTSSMTSSVKFDIKRKSVTLFMPGFDKSEIKLYQYRGGSELLVEAGDQRRVIALPPGIQGKVGGAKFGDRSLVVTLL; encoded by the exons ATGGTAATCAATTCAATTTCAATGGGCACTGCTTCTGCTTCATCTTTCTCGTTTCCGCTTCTCATAGGAACCTCACCTTCTCCTTCAACTGCTCCTCGAGCTCGAGCACAACCGCCTATGGCAGTGGCATCTTCTTCGGAGCCGCCGACAAAGTTGCTCACTTTTCTCGGCAAAGGTGGCTCTGGAAAAACCACCGCCGCTATCTTCGCCGCTCAG CATTATGCATTGGCTGGATTGAACACATGTTTAGTGCTACATGGCCAAGACACCACTGCTGAGTATCTCCTCGACTGTAAGATTGGAACGTCCCATGTTGTATGCAGCAAGAACCTTTCAGCTGTTAGGTTGGAAACAACCAAA ATGCTTCTTGAACCTCTAAAACTTCTCAAGCAAGCAGATGCCCAGCTTAATCTGACACAAGGCACACTTGGAGGG ATTGTTGGAGAAGAGCTTGGCATCCTGCCTGGGATGGACTCAATCTTTTCGGTACTTGCACTTGAGAAGCAAGTGGGATTTTTGGGGACTGCAGCTTCAAAGAGACAACAAGACAAATTTGACCTAATAGTATATGATGGTATCAGCAGTGAGGAAACCTTGCGGTTCATAGGTGGAAGCAGTAAAGCAAG ATTGTACTTGAAATATCTCCGCACATTGGCTGAGAAAACTGAGCTAGGGAGATTGGCTGCTCCTTCACTCCTGAGACTAGTGGATGAGGCCGTGAAAATAAGTAGCAGCCGATCATATTTCAATGGGAGAGGGAGTTCAGAAACATGGGACAATTTGGATCAACTTCTAGAG CGAGGATCTTCTGCATTCTCAAACCCACAGAGATTTGGTTGCTTCCTTGTTATGGATCCAAATAATCCAACCTCTGTTAACTCTGCATTAAGATATTGGGGGTGTGCAATTCAAGCTGGTGCTCAAGTTTCTGGTGCTTTTGGGGTTCGGCAAAAAAATATAGAATCATTGGATAGAGTAAAGAAGGATTTTTCACCCTTGCCTTCTGCTTCCATTTCAAGTTTGTCAATGAGTAGCCCTATAGATTGGAGCAGAGTTCTAGTGGACACCATCAATGAAGATGCTAGGCATCTTCTGACTTCACTATCAAATCAAACCAGTAGTATGACATCGTCAGTTAAATTTgatattaaaagaaaatcagTGACACTCTTCATGCCAGGTTTCGACAAATCAGAGATCAAACTATACCAA TATAGGGGAGGATCTGAGCTGTTGGTAGAAGCAGGAGACCAAAGACGTGTCATTGCTTTGCCTCCAGGAATTCAAGGAAAGGTTGGCGGAGCCAAATTCGGGGACAGAAGTCTTGTTGTTACATTGCTGtaa